One part of the Mesorhizobium sp. M4B.F.Ca.ET.058.02.1.1 genome encodes these proteins:
- a CDS encoding winged helix-turn-helix domain-containing protein — protein MSQQIGSAVLDLDLGTLRRDGEIVPVRPKTFELLAFLIRNSGRVLSKDELLRAVWPDTMVTEDSLTQCIRDARKSIGDEAQALIRTVPRRGYLFQAAEMQAADPLAQAPVQPRRAAEPMVAILPFRVETCDAPGKVLFDGAVEEITNALSHFKTIAVMARHSAFALAEHWTEDINATAVRLGADYIAEGVVESAGGGYSARVVLTETASGRRVWSQGFTFVKGDIFAFQKTVAQRIATALVTNVESAVMRRGQPASTANVEAYLHLLRGMALLRSYGDGVNEEAREHFLKALERDPESGLAHAYLALADMIIGGCSAAPRAVLDQARDRALHAIAVSPDEGRCHRILALTLLWRGCDEYEAAEKHFARALDLNPYDADTLAQTGYFRALRGDGEAGLALLDQAIQLNPMHPSWYYFDRGVALFIAGRYREAAASFSCLPLKGVRQWARLAACHALCGDTEKAKACVREGRALDSGLTVADILADLRIECAENCDRLRTGLERAGWDNTPA, from the coding sequence TTGTCGCAACAGATCGGCAGCGCGGTTCTCGATCTTGACCTGGGCACGCTCAGGCGTGACGGCGAGATCGTGCCGGTCCGGCCGAAAACCTTCGAGCTTCTGGCGTTCCTGATACGTAATTCCGGCAGGGTGCTGAGCAAGGACGAATTGTTGCGGGCGGTCTGGCCGGACACCATGGTCACCGAGGATTCGCTCACCCAGTGCATTCGCGACGCGCGCAAGTCGATCGGTGACGAGGCGCAGGCGCTGATCCGTACCGTCCCCCGACGCGGCTATCTGTTCCAGGCCGCCGAAATGCAGGCCGCGGATCCGCTGGCACAAGCGCCGGTTCAGCCGCGACGGGCGGCCGAACCGATGGTCGCCATCCTGCCGTTCCGCGTTGAGACGTGCGACGCGCCCGGCAAGGTGCTGTTCGACGGCGCGGTCGAGGAGATCACCAACGCGCTGTCCCACTTCAAGACCATAGCGGTGATGGCACGCCACTCGGCCTTCGCGCTCGCCGAGCATTGGACGGAGGATATCAACGCGACCGCCGTACGGCTCGGCGCCGACTACATAGCGGAAGGGGTCGTGGAATCCGCTGGAGGCGGCTACAGCGCGCGCGTCGTGCTGACCGAGACGGCATCCGGCCGTCGCGTCTGGTCGCAAGGCTTCACGTTCGTCAAAGGCGATATCTTCGCCTTCCAGAAAACGGTCGCTCAGCGGATCGCGACCGCGCTGGTCACCAACGTCGAAAGCGCGGTCATGCGGCGTGGCCAGCCCGCATCCACCGCCAATGTCGAGGCCTACCTCCATCTGCTGCGCGGCATGGCTCTGCTGCGCAGCTATGGCGATGGAGTGAACGAGGAGGCACGCGAGCATTTCCTCAAGGCGCTGGAACGCGATCCGGAATCAGGCCTTGCGCATGCCTATCTGGCGCTTGCCGACATGATCATAGGAGGCTGTTCCGCCGCGCCGCGTGCCGTGCTCGATCAGGCGCGCGACCGGGCGCTGCACGCAATCGCGGTCAGTCCCGACGAGGGGCGATGCCACAGGATCCTGGCACTGACGCTGCTCTGGCGGGGCTGCGACGAATACGAAGCCGCCGAAAAGCACTTCGCTCGCGCGCTCGACCTCAATCCCTACGATGCCGACACGCTCGCCCAGACCGGTTACTTCAGGGCGCTGCGAGGCGATGGCGAAGCCGGGCTGGCGCTGCTCGACCAGGCCATCCAGCTCAACCCGATGCATCCGAGCTGGTATTATTTCGACCGCGGCGTAGCCTTGTTCATCGCCGGCCGCTACCGTGAGGCCGCGGCTTCCTTCTCCTGCCTGCCGCTCAAGGGCGTCCGGCAATGGGCGCGACTGGCGGCGTGCCACGCGCTCTGCGGCGACACCGAGAAAGCCAAGGCTTGCGTTAGGGAAGGCCGCGCGCTGGATTCGGGCCTGACCGTGGCGGATATCCTTGCAGACCTGCGCATAGAGTGCGCCGAGAACTGTGACCGGTTGCGAACCGGTCTCGAGCGCGCCGGCTGGGACAACACGCCGGCATAG
- a CDS encoding DUF922 domain-containing protein, which translates to MKPAILLLLLAAMLPSTSARAGDWKPVEKVETYAISGRTAPELYASIGEKGPVIGKDSAGNERRVIAHTNFKLTWQRDYQPEGGACVLKTARPKLTLTYTLPKPATPMPAGLQKRWDSFAAGLAAHEKVHGAQIVDMVQKIEALSVGFTIADDPGCKKIRTELTARLAELSQAQRQASRDFDRVEFGPGGNLQRLVLAFVNGE; encoded by the coding sequence ATGAAACCAGCCATCCTCTTGCTTTTGCTCGCGGCCATGCTGCCGTCCACATCGGCGCGGGCCGGCGACTGGAAGCCGGTCGAAAAGGTCGAGACCTATGCAATCTCAGGCCGGACCGCGCCCGAGCTCTATGCCTCGATCGGCGAGAAAGGCCCGGTGATCGGCAAGGACAGTGCAGGCAACGAACGGCGCGTCATCGCGCATACCAATTTCAAGCTGACCTGGCAGCGCGACTACCAGCCTGAGGGCGGCGCCTGCGTGCTGAAGACGGCGCGGCCGAAGCTCACCCTCACCTACACGCTGCCGAAGCCAGCCACGCCGATGCCGGCGGGTTTGCAAAAGCGCTGGGACAGTTTCGCCGCCGGCCTCGCCGCGCATGAGAAGGTGCATGGCGCCCAGATCGTCGACATGGTGCAAAAGATCGAGGCGCTGAGCGTGGGCTTCACGATCGCCGACGACCCCGGCTGCAAGAAGATCAGGACCGAGCTCACCGCACGGCTTGCCGAACTTTCACAAGCGCAGCGTCAGGCCAGCCGCGATTTCGACCGCGTCGAGTTCGGACCGGGCGGGAATTTGCAGAGGCTGGTGCTGGCGTTTGTGAATGGGGAATGA